The following coding sequences lie in one Phacochoerus africanus isolate WHEZ1 chromosome 12, ROS_Pafr_v1, whole genome shotgun sequence genomic window:
- the LOC125112772 gene encoding endogenous retrovirus group V member 1 Env polyprotein-like, with protein sequence MGWKRWTLLLALLLRRAWGENDEERGTWRENSPGNFSSILASGNNLSHCWICHHHPQEGVPLLQFVPVDEDVDLTLTSEPVRSAPLLMGQLQDRDHMGCIELTDPWNQTGLQVKRPLLCTAPGKPCCPCQTDTCLADAGSALSIYPMSFSTSSSSCTPNQTHWCVDPSLLSPGTQPNTSCTHWKGTAAPSWRLTYQTPSAFSDDEGIEENSELDRGPLDGGPLSPRCSNKPNWGSLLRRWFNSTSPRQACTPAGYLFLCGPAHNRLPFEGNPNSSFSWPLQAAAYPCLDNVHFRGECTLGRLVPKGLGATEHNATSQNRHNWPLGLILAGVGAALGLATLGGF encoded by the coding sequence ATGGGGTGGAAGAGGTGGACCCTTCTCCTGGCCCTTCTCCTACGGAGGGCTTGGGGAGAAAATGACGAGGAAAGGGGGACCTGGAGGGAAAACTCGCCCGGCAACTTTTCCAGCATTTTGGCCTCAGGAAATAACCTCTCTCACTGTTGGATCTGTCACCACCACCCGCAAGAGGGGGTTCCTCTGCTCCAGTTTGTGCCTGTAGATGAGGACGTGGACCTCACCCTGACTTCTGAGCCCGTGAGGAGCGCACCGCTGCTGATGGGGCAGCTCCAAGATCGTGACCATATGGGGTGTATAGAGCTTACAGACCCTTGGAACCAAACCGGTCTCCAGGTCAAGCGGCCCCTTCTCTGCACGGCGCCAGGAAAGCCCTGCTGCCCCTGCCAGACAGACACCTGCCTTGCTGACGCGGGAAGCGCCCTCTCCATTTATCCGATGTCATTTTCCACTTCAAGCTCCTCGTGCACCCCTAACCAGACGCACTGGTGTGTGGACCcgtctctcctctccccaggcaCCCAGCCCAACACCTCGTGTACGCACTGGAAGGGAACCGCAGCCCCATCCTGGAGGCTCACCTATCAGACCCCATCTGCCTTCAGTGATGACGAGGGAATAGAGGAAAACTCAGAACTAGACAGGGGCCCACTAGACGGAGGGCCCCTGTCCCCCAGGTGCAGTAATAAACCTAACTGGGGTTCCCTTTTACGTCGCTGGTTCAACTCCACCTCACCCCGCCAGGCCTGCACCCCCGCTGGATATCTGTTCCTCTGTGGTCCAGCGCACAACCGACTCCCCTTTGAAGGGAACCCGAATTCCTCCTTCTCCTGGCCTCTCCAGGCTGCCGCCTATCCCTGCTTAGACAACGTCCACTTCCGGGGAGAATGCACCCTGGGGCGACTGGTCCCTAAAGGACTAGGTGCCACCGAACACAATGCCACCTCTCAAAACAGACATAATTGGCCCCTCGGACTAATCCTGGCAGGGGTTGGGGCGGCCCTGGGACTCGCCACCCTGGGAGGGTTTTGA